In the genome of Desulfofarcimen acetoxidans DSM 771, one region contains:
- the ilvD gene encoding dihydroxy-acid dehydratase: MRSDAMKLGLEKAPHRSLFKALGYTDQELARPLIGVVNAQNEIVPGHLHLDDIAEAVKAGIRMAGGTPIEFPAIAVCDGIAMNHTGMKYSLASRELIADSIEVMSIAHPFDGLVLIPSCDKIVPGMLMAAARLNIPAIVVSGGPMLAGKIKGQHKSLTNVFEAVGSVRAGKMSEEELADLEEAACPGCGSCSGMFTANSMNCLTEVLGMALPGNGTIPAVSAARRRLAKQTGMQIMYLVKENICPSDILTMDAFNNGLTVDMALGCSTNTILHLPAIASEAGVIIDLELVNKTSERTPNLCKLSPAGPHFIEELDEAGGIPAVMAELSKHDLLNLNSRTVSGVTVGENINGSRVLRRDIIRNIEDPYSPSGGITVMRGNLAPDGAVVKKSAVAPEMLVHRGPARVFNSEEESMDAIMNQTIQKGDVVVIRYEGPRGGPGMREMLTPTATLAGLGLDKEVALLTDGRFSGATRGAAIGHVSPEAALGGVIAVIQDGDMIDIDIPNCRLNVDLTEAEIDERMKKLVIPEPKITRGYLARYAKMVTSASTGAVLAKD, encoded by the coding sequence AAATGAAATAGTTCCCGGTCATCTCCATCTGGACGATATTGCTGAGGCAGTTAAGGCCGGAATCAGGATGGCCGGCGGTACTCCGATAGAATTTCCCGCTATTGCAGTTTGTGACGGTATCGCCATGAATCACACAGGCATGAAGTACTCATTGGCCAGCCGTGAGTTGATTGCTGATTCCATTGAAGTTATGTCTATCGCGCATCCTTTTGACGGCTTAGTTTTAATTCCCAGCTGTGACAAGATAGTTCCGGGCATGTTGATGGCGGCGGCCCGCTTGAATATTCCGGCTATAGTTGTCAGTGGCGGTCCGATGCTGGCAGGTAAAATTAAGGGCCAGCATAAATCCCTGACAAATGTTTTTGAGGCTGTGGGTTCTGTAAGAGCCGGCAAGATGTCGGAAGAAGAGTTGGCCGATTTGGAAGAGGCCGCTTGTCCCGGTTGCGGTTCCTGTTCGGGTATGTTTACGGCTAATTCAATGAATTGCTTAACTGAAGTGCTGGGTATGGCCCTGCCGGGCAACGGAACCATTCCCGCTGTTTCGGCAGCACGCAGGCGTTTGGCTAAACAGACAGGCATGCAGATAATGTATCTGGTGAAAGAAAACATTTGTCCCTCGGATATTCTAACCATGGATGCTTTCAATAACGGCTTGACCGTGGATATGGCGCTTGGTTGTTCAACCAATACGATTTTACACCTGCCTGCCATTGCCAGTGAGGCGGGAGTGATCATTGATCTGGAGCTGGTTAATAAAACCAGCGAGCGCACACCGAATCTGTGCAAGTTAAGCCCGGCCGGGCCGCATTTTATTGAAGAACTGGATGAGGCAGGCGGCATACCGGCTGTAATGGCAGAACTCTCAAAGCACGATTTGTTGAATTTGAACAGCAGAACAGTATCCGGAGTTACTGTAGGGGAAAACATCAACGGCAGTAGAGTATTGCGCCGGGATATTATCCGCAATATTGAAGATCCTTATAGTCCCAGCGGCGGTATCACTGTTATGAGAGGCAATCTCGCTCCGGACGGCGCTGTGGTGAAGAAATCCGCAGTAGCACCTGAGATGCTGGTGCACCGGGGTCCGGCCCGCGTGTTCAACTCGGAAGAGGAATCAATGGATGCCATTATGAACCAGACTATACAAAAAGGTGATGTAGTGGTTATCCGTTATGAAGGCCCCAGGGGCGGGCCCGGTATGAGAGAGATGCTTACCCCGACGGCTACCTTGGCCGGTCTGGGTTTGGATAAAGAAGTAGCTTTGTTAACTGACGGCCGCTTCTCCGGAGCAACCAGGGGAGCCGCTATTGGCCACGTTTCGCCGGAAGCAGCTCTGGGCGGTGTTATAGCTGTAATTCAAGATGGAGATATGATAGATATTGATATTCCCAACTGCCGCCTAAACGTAGATTTGACAGAAGCTGAAATAGACGAAAGAATGAAAAAGCTGGTAATACCGGAGCCAAAGATTACAAGAGGATATCTGGCCCGTTACGCAAAAATGGTTACTTCTGCAAGTACAGGAGCAGTATTGGCAAAAGATTGA
- the ilvB gene encoding biosynthetic-type acetolactate synthase large subunit — protein MKLSGAEILVKCLKEHGVDTIFGYPGGVVLPIYDALYDADIRHILTRHEQGAVHAADGYARATGKAGVCLATSGPGATNLVTGLTNAYMDSIPMVAFTGQVATALLGRDSFQEADITGITMPITKHNYLVKDVSELARTIKEAFYIANTGRPGPVLVDLPRDVSAGIIEYQAPGPINLPGYNPIIEPFEEQVVLAANAVNESVRPIIYAGGGVVSSGAHEELLALAEKIKAPVTNTLMGLGGFPGEHPQFLGMLGMHGTKAANFAMCETDLVIAVGARFDDRVTGKLDDFAKDAKIIHIDIDPAEIGKNVGTHFPVIGDVKIALQRLLERIEEKSLTEWLAKCMTWKREYPLAFFNEGGLKPQSIISEINRLTLDKKVRITTEVGQHQMWAAHYYNYNYPRTFISSGGLGTMGYGFPAALGVQAACPDELVIDISGDGSFQMNIQELATAVNYELPVKVAILNNGYLGMVRQWQELFYDKRYSYTELKNPDFVKIAEAYGAVGIRVTTRDEVAPALEEAFAINKPVVLDFVTEREENVYPMVPPGCELKNMLG, from the coding sequence ATGAAGCTTTCCGGGGCGGAAATTTTAGTCAAGTGTTTAAAGGAACACGGAGTGGATACAATTTTCGGGTATCCTGGCGGTGTGGTATTGCCTATATATGACGCACTCTACGATGCGGATATCAGGCACATTTTGACCAGGCATGAGCAGGGGGCAGTGCATGCTGCTGACGGCTATGCCAGAGCTACCGGAAAGGCCGGGGTTTGTTTGGCTACCTCCGGGCCCGGTGCGACCAACCTGGTAACCGGTTTGACCAATGCCTATATGGATTCCATTCCAATGGTAGCTTTTACCGGGCAGGTAGCGACTGCTCTTTTAGGCAGAGACTCTTTTCAGGAAGCAGACATAACAGGTATTACCATGCCAATAACTAAACACAATTATTTGGTGAAGGATGTCAGCGAATTGGCTCGCACCATAAAAGAGGCTTTTTATATAGCCAATACCGGTAGGCCGGGACCGGTGCTGGTGGATTTGCCCAGGGATGTTTCTGCCGGCATAATAGAGTATCAAGCACCCGGACCCATTAATTTACCCGGTTATAACCCAATTATCGAGCCGTTTGAGGAGCAAGTGGTGCTGGCGGCCAATGCTGTTAATGAATCTGTCCGCCCGATAATATATGCCGGCGGCGGTGTGGTTTCTTCCGGTGCCCATGAAGAATTGCTGGCACTGGCGGAAAAGATAAAGGCTCCGGTAACCAATACTTTGATGGGGCTTGGCGGTTTTCCCGGTGAGCACCCGCAGTTTTTAGGCATGCTGGGTATGCACGGTACCAAAGCCGCTAATTTTGCCATGTGTGAAACCGATCTGGTTATTGCTGTGGGGGCGAGATTTGATGACCGGGTTACCGGTAAGTTGGATGATTTTGCCAAAGACGCAAAGATCATTCATATAGATATTGACCCGGCGGAAATAGGTAAAAATGTCGGCACTCATTTTCCTGTTATAGGTGATGTGAAAATTGCTTTGCAAAGGCTGCTGGAACGCATTGAAGAAAAGTCTCTTACGGAATGGCTGGCCAAGTGCATGACCTGGAAAAGGGAATATCCCCTGGCCTTCTTTAACGAAGGCGGCTTGAAGCCCCAATCAATCATCAGTGAGATTAATCGTCTGACACTGGATAAAAAGGTGCGTATTACCACGGAGGTAGGTCAGCACCAGATGTGGGCCGCCCATTACTATAACTACAACTATCCCAGGACTTTCATCTCTTCTGGCGGCCTGGGCACTATGGGTTACGGTTTCCCTGCCGCTCTGGGTGTGCAGGCGGCTTGTCCTGATGAGCTGGTTATTGATATATCGGGTGACGGCAGCTTTCAGATGAACATACAGGAGCTGGCCACAGCAGTTAATTATGAACTGCCGGTTAAGGTGGCTATACTCAATAACGGTTATCTGGGCATGGTTAGACAGTGGCAGGAACTTTTCTATGATAAGCGCTATTCCTACACCGAACTTAAAAATCCTGATTTTGTTAAAATAGCTGAGGCATACGGTGCTGTGGGTATAAGAGTAACTACACGTGATGAAGTGGCTCCTGCTCTGGAAGAAGCTTTTGCTATCAATAAACCGGTGGTTTTGGACTTTGTGACGGAGAGGGAGGAAAACGTGTATCCGATGGTTCCTCCCGGCTGTGAACTAAAGAATATGCTCGGTTAG